A genome region from Taeniopygia guttata chromosome 18, bTaeGut7.mat, whole genome shotgun sequence includes the following:
- the LOC100223114 gene encoding ATP-binding cassette sub-family A member 10 isoform X2 encodes MKALQRNISVLQQIKILLWKNVMIKWRMKMQSFQEWILSLLFLPLVFVVSSSPFMMKARLPEVPWAHLGYLDDPAFNATGVTVTFTPATATTRHIMNKVASSSLMTGIKLVELDDERAMEKTWISNRETIGVVFKDNFSYHLRFPTTHVVIPNEVIGYVDTCYNFSWSICESPRYWYKGFLSLQSSIDAAIIEMVANHSVWEEMESIAGVRMKSRSILFSVSLEYSYFMMVIMMCFFPFMYFLSRNVTREKKQLKELMKTMGLHDIAFWLSWSLLYSLYVLIFSCLLTALVLRERFYTSSFPAVSLLFFLYGLACIHLVLMLCSLLRTSKIVSCMGFFIIFIFGFLSLAVLIEDVPEPLKWFLGLMCPFAFNTAIAKIFDLEKYRIGFSFSNLMGEAHFLFSTYILLVFDSVLYMLLALYFDKILPGKYGIPDPPLFFLKASYWMRSRRGSSRDEPRATENPEELLGDDVEPVPPEFLGKEAIRLHNIKKAYKKKDKKTEALRGLSLNIYEGQITALLGHSGAGKTTLLNVLSGLSFPSAGSATIYNYKLSEMGDREEIRGMIGICPQFNSQFEVLTVKENLKTFAEIKGIKSKEVEREVQNILELLDISNIQDTQAEKLSGGQKRKLSIGIAMLGNPQVLFLDEPTAGLDPLSRHRVWSVLREQRAGRVVLFSTQLMEEADILADRKAFVSHGRLKCVGSSLFLKKKWGICYHLRIHVSESCDLENVTSLVKGYIPNATFSGHTHYELRYKLPLENVNKFPDLFSGLDSFSEQGIINYGVSMTTLEDVFLRLEGEAMADQEDEPVRGEEWGAAGSPEEARPGSLLLSDTGTASVQGLALWRQQVSATARVHFLKLKSSVKNLRSILLLYVVFLLPLVLQLCMVAGWQSVSAWQLSPARYFLPLGRRSYLETTTLLVYNHTGTDIDDFIHVLQSQDIAVEMAKEENVTEELEHNGALLLFREGQSYRFTVLCHLEAINCFPVLVNVISNALLRSLNSTRHIQVWSHPFFSLVNPGYWDYIMSFYLIYMLLLLPGFPPHFAMGYTQDCKVGARAQLRVSGLFPSAYWCGQALVDIPLCWILLFSMLGLQFAMSNKISGNASVTLLLVTGMLGYGISLVLLIYLISFNSRKEWSCDLWSFILIVVCFISLFISRILNNLGRLTSLYTLSLLVPVYPLMGFAIDLVFDPHNLMQDNESFGAASGSHVLIAVFAPYIHSVVFILLLRFLELKYGKAVLRQDPIFRISPRKESSQQHPKELEEEDEDVRAEREAVRNAVVAPSQEEKSAIIVSNLCKEYKIKKAGSLFKKKKKTATKNLSFCVKKGEVLGLLGPNGAGKSTAIKMITGETTLTAGQVLMKRGDGGGSLEQAPAFLGYCPQENPLWLDLTPQQHLRVYAAVKGLQQEDAAAAVHRIVNALQLQDYLNKKVRKLPAGITRKLCVALSLLGNPSVLLLDEPSTGMDPNGQRCVWKTIRDALKSKESGALLSTQYMEEAEAVCDRVAILVSGQLRCIGSIQYLKNKFGKGYLLEIKVKDAESTDALHAEILKIFPGAARQERCPSLLVYKIPMKDALPLSQSFSKLEEAKRSCSLEEYSFSLNTLTQVFLELCREQEKDNFDLTLDGTFDWKQLQQEDC; translated from the exons GAGTGGATtctgtccctgctcttcctgccCCTGGTGTTCGTGGTGTCCTCGTCCCCGTTCATGATGAAAGCCCGGTTACCCGAGGTGCCCTGGGCCCACCTGGGCTACCTGGATGACCCTGCCTTCAATGCCACCGGGGTCACCGTCACTTTCACCCCCGCCACTGCCACCACCAGGCACATCATGAACAAAGTGGCCTCCAGCTCTCTCATGACGG GTATAAAACTAGTGGAACTGGATGATGAGAGAGCCATGGAGAAAACCTGGATTTCAAATAGGGAAACTATAGGAGTTGTATTTAAGGACAACTTCTCCTACCACCTCAGGTTTCCTACCACCCATGTGGTTATTCCCAATGAAGTCATTGGATACGTAG ACACCTGCTACAACTTCTCCTGGAGTATCTGTGAGAGCCCAAGGTACTGGTACAAAGGCTTCCTGTCCCTGCAGTCCAGCATTGATGCTGCCATTATAGAG ATGGTGGCAAATCATTCTGTTTGGGAAGAAATGGAATCCATTGCTGGTGTGAGGATGAAGTCCCGAAGCATCCTCTTCTCCGTCAGCCTGGAGTACAGCTACTTCATGATGGTTATCATGATGTGCTTCTTCCCTTTCATGTACTTCTTATCAAGGAATGTCACACGAGAAAAGAAACAGCTCAAAGAATTGATGAAGACCATGGGCCTGCATGACATTGCATTTTG GCTGTCCTGGAGTTTGCTGTACTCCCTTTATGTGCTGATCTTCTCCTGCCTGCTGACGGCCCTCGTGCTGCGGGAGCGCTTCTACACCAGCAGCTTCCCTGCAGTCTCACTGCTGTTCTTCCTCTATGGCCTGGCCTGT ATCCACCTGGTTTTGATGCTCTGCTCCCTCTTAAGGACCTCCAAGATTGTCAGCTGCATGGGcttcttcatcatcttcatcttcGGGTTCCTGAGCCTGGCGGTGCTGATAGAGGATGTCCCCGAGCCGCTGAAGTGGTTCCTTGGTCTCATGTGTCCTTTTGCATTCAACACTGCCATCGCCAAG atttttgattTAGAGAAATATAGAATAGGTTTCTCCTTTTCCAACCTTATGGGGGAAGcacactttttattttcaacataCATACTGCTGGTGTTTGACTCAGTCTTGTACATGCTGCTGGCTCTGTATTTCGACAAAATTCTGCCAG GCAAATATGGGATCCCAGACCCTCCTTTGTTCTTCCTGAAGGCCTCGTACTggatgaggagcaggagaggcTCCAGCAGGGATGAGCCCAGAGCCACAGAAAACCCTGAGGAGCTCCTTGGGGATGATGTGGAGCCTGTGCCCCCCGAATTCCTGGGGAAAGAGGCCATCAG GCTCCACAATATTAAAAAAGCCTATAAGAAGAAGGACAAGAAGACAGAAGCTTTAAGAG GTCTGTCTTTAAACATTTATGAGGGTCAGATCACTGCCTTGCTGGGCCACAGTGGGGCTGGAAAGACAACGCTGCTGAACGTGCTCAGTGGGCTCAGCTTCCCTTCAGCAG GCTCTGCCACCATTTACAACTACAAACTCTCTGAAATGGGAGACAGGGAGGAGATCAGGGGCATGATCGGGATTTGCCCACAGTTCAACTCGCAGTTTGAGGTCCTGACGGtgaaagaaaacctgaaaactTTTGCAGAAATCAAGGGCATCAAGTCCAAAGAGGTGGAGCGTGAG GTGCAAAAcattctggagctgctggataTCAGCAACATTCAAGACACGCAAGCTGAAAAACTGAGTGGTGGACAGAAAAGGAAGTTATCCATTGGAATCGCCATGCTTGGAAACCCCCAG GTTCTGTTCCTGGATGAGCCCACGGCAGGGCTGGATCCTCTCTCCAGGCACCGGGTGTggagcgtcctgcgggagcagcgGGCGGGGCGGGTGGTCCTGTTCAGCACCCAGCTGATGGAAGAGGCCGACATCCTGGCGG acCGCAAGGCTTTCGTCTCACACGGGAGGCTGAAGTGTGTCGGCTCTTCTCTGTTCCtgaagaaaaaatgggggatttgCTATCATTTAAG GATCCATGTCAGTGAATCTTGTGACCTGGAGAATGTGACATCCCTGGTGAAAGGGTACATCCCCAATGCCACGTTCTCAGGACACACCCACTATGAACTGAGATATAAACTGCCTTTAGAAAACGTGAATAAATTCCCAG ACCTGTTCAGTGGCCTcgacagcttctctgagcagggAATTATCAACTATGGAGTCAGCATGACAACCCTAGAGGACGTGTTCCTGCGGCTGGAGGGAGAAGCCATGGCTGATCAAGAAG ATGAGCCCGTCCGTGGGGAGgagtggggagcagcaggaagccCGGAGGAGGCAAGGCCAGGCTCCCTGCTGCTCTCGGACACCGGCACGGCCTCGGTGCAGGGCCTGGCCCTCTGGAGGCAGCAGGTCTCTGCCACGGCACGTGTGCACTTCCTGAAGCTCAAGAGCTCGGTGAAGAACCTGCGGTCCAT TTTGCTGCTCTATGTGGtttttctgcttcctctggTGTTGCAACTGTGCATGGTGGCTGGCTGGCAGAGTGTGAGTGCCTGGCAGCTCTCTCCTGCACGGTACTTCTTGCCCCTGGGGAGGAGATCCTACCTGGAGACCACCACCCTCCTGGTCTACAACCACACAG GCACAGACATTGACGACTTCATCCAtgtcctgcagagccaggataTTGCAGTTGAAATGGCAAAGGAGGAAAAtgtcacagaggagctggaACACAACGGCGCTCTGCTACTGTTCCGTGAAGGTCAG AGCTACAGGTTCACTGTGCTGTGCCACTTGGAAGCTATCAACTGCTTCCCAGTGCTGGTGAACGTCATCAGCAACGCCCTGCTGAGATCCCTCAACTCCACCAGGCACATCCAGGTCTGGAGCCATCCCTTCTTCTCT ctgGTCAATCCAGGATACTGGGATTATATTATGTCCTTTTACCTCATTTATATGCTGCTGTTACTCCCTGGTTTTCCTCCTCACTTTGCAATGGGCTACACACAGGATTGCAAG GTGGGAGCTCGTGCCCAGCTGCGGGTCTCGGGGCTCTTTCCCTCAGCCTACTGGTGTGGCCAGGCACTGGTGGACATCCCACTCTGCTGGATCCTGCTCTTCTCCATGCTTGGGCTCCAGTTTGCCATGAGCAACAAGATTTCTGGCAATGCCAGCGTCACTCTCTTGCTG GTCACGGGGATGTTGGGTTATGGAATTTCCCTCGTTCTCTTAATCTACCTGATATCCTTCAACTCTCGCAAAGAATGGAGCTGTGATCTTTGGTCTTTTATCCTGATAGTG gtgtgctttatttctcttttcatcaGCAGAATCCTCAACAACCTGGGAAGACTCACCTCCCTCTACACTTTGTCCCTCTTGGTTCCTGTGTACCCCCTGATGGGTTTTGCGATCGATCTTGTGTTTGACCCCCAC AATTTAATGCAGGACAATGAGTCATTTGGTGCAGCTTCAGGCAGTCATGTACTGATTGCTGTCTTTGCA CCTTACATCCATTCTGTGGTGTTCATTCTTCTTCTTCGCTTTCTGGAGTTAAAATATGGAAAAGCAGTGCTGAGACAGGACCCCATATTTAG GATTTCCCCAAGAAAAGaaagcagccagcagcaccccaagGAGCTcgaggaggaagatgaagatgtCAGAGCTGAAAGGGAAGCAGTGAGAAATGCTGTGGTGGCTCCCAGTCAGGAGGAG AAATCAGCCATTATAGTCAGCAATCTGTGCaaggaatataaaataaagaaagcTGGCTCACTTtttaagaagaagaagaaaacagccACCAAAAACCTTTCCTTCTGTGTTAAAAAAG GAGAAGTGTTAGGACTTCTGGGGCCCAACGGAGCTGGGAAAAGCACAGCTATCAAAATGATCACTGGAGAGACAACCCTGACTGCTGGACAG GTGCTGATGAAGAGGGGAGATGGAGGAGGCTccctggagcaggctcctgccttcctgggATACTGCCCCCAGGAGAACCCGCTCTGGCTGGACCTCACCCCgcagcagcacctcagggtcTACGCGGCCGTcaaggggctgcagcaggaggacgCGGCTGCTGCTGTCCACAG AATTGTGAATGCTCTGCAGCTTCAAGACTACTTAAacaaaaaagtcagaaaattaCCTGCTGGGATAACCAGAAAG CTGTGTGTGGCACTGTCCTTGCTGGGCAATCCCTCCGTGCTGCTCCTGGACGAGCCCTCCACCGGCATGGATCCCAACGGGCAGCGCTGTGTCTG GAAAACAATCCGGGATGCCCTGAAAAGCAAGGAGTCAGGAGCCCTCCTGAGCACGCAGTACATGGAGGAGGCAGAGGCTGTGTGTGACCGTGTGGCCATCCTGGTGTCCGGGCAGCTCCG
- the LOC100223114 gene encoding ATP-binding cassette sub-family A member 9 isoform X3, with protein sequence MGTVPRISSSTPKKQEWILSLLFLPLVFVVSSSPFMMKARLPEVPWAHLGYLDDPAFNATGVTVTFTPATATTRHIMNKVASSSLMTGIKLVELDDERAMEKTWISNRETIGVVFKDNFSYHLRFPTTHVVIPNEVIGYVDTCYNFSWSICESPRYWYKGFLSLQSSIDAAIIEMVANHSVWEEMESIAGVRMKSRSILFSVSLEYSYFMMVIMMCFFPFMYFLSRNVTREKKQLKELMKTMGLHDIAFWLSWSLLYSLYVLIFSCLLTALVLRERFYTSSFPAVSLLFFLYGLACIHLVLMLCSLLRTSKIVSCMGFFIIFIFGFLSLAVLIEDVPEPLKWFLGLMCPFAFNTAIAKIFDLEKYRIGFSFSNLMGEAHFLFSTYILLVFDSVLYMLLALYFDKILPGKYGIPDPPLFFLKASYWMRSRRGSSRDEPRATENPEELLGDDVEPVPPEFLGKEAIRLHNIKKAYKKKDKKTEALRGLSLNIYEGQITALLGHSGAGKTTLLNVLSGLSFPSAGSATIYNYKLSEMGDREEIRGMIGICPQFNSQFEVLTVKENLKTFAEIKGIKSKEVEREVQNILELLDISNIQDTQAEKLSGGQKRKLSIGIAMLGNPQVLFLDEPTAGLDPLSRHRVWSVLREQRAGRVVLFSTQLMEEADILADRKAFVSHGRLKCVGSSLFLKKKWGICYHLRIHVSESCDLENVTSLVKGYIPNATFSGHTHYELRYKLPLENVNKFPDLFSGLDSFSEQGIINYGVSMTTLEDVFLRLEGEAMADQEDEPVRGEEWGAAGSPEEARPGSLLLSDTGTASVQGLALWRQQVSATARVHFLKLKSSVKNLRSILLLYVVFLLPLVLQLCMVAGWQSVSAWQLSPARYFLPLGRRSYLETTTLLVYNHTGTDIDDFIHVLQSQDIAVEMAKEENVTEELEHNGALLLFREGQSYRFTVLCHLEAINCFPVLVNVISNALLRSLNSTRHIQVWSHPFFSLVNPGYWDYIMSFYLIYMLLLLPGFPPHFAMGYTQDCKVGARAQLRVSGLFPSAYWCGQALVDIPLCWILLFSMLGLQFAMSNKISGNASVTLLLVTGMLGYGISLVLLIYLISFNSRKEWSCDLWSFILIVVCFISLFISRILNNLGRLTSLYTLSLLVPVYPLMGFAIDLVFDPHNLMQDNESFGAASGSHVLIAVFAPYIHSVVFILLLRFLELKYGKAVLRQDPIFRISPRKESSQQHPKELEEEDEDVRAEREAVRNAVVAPSQEEKSAIIVSNLCKEYKIKKAGSLFKKKKKTATKNLSFCVKKGEVLGLLGPNGAGKSTAIKMITGETTLTAGQVLMKRGDGGGSLEQAPAFLGYCPQENPLWLDLTPQQHLRVYAAVKGLQQEDAAAAVHRKTIRDALKSKESGALLSTQYMEEAEAVCDRVAILVSGQLRCIGSIQYLKNKFGKGYLLEIKVKDAESTDALHAEILKIFPGAARQERCPSLLVYKIPMKDALPLSQSFSKLEEAKRSCSLEEYSFSLNTLTQVFLELCREQEKDNFDLTLDGTFDWKQLQQEDC encoded by the exons ATGGGCACAGTGCCGAGAATCTCTTCATCCACACCTAAGAAACAG GAGTGGATtctgtccctgctcttcctgccCCTGGTGTTCGTGGTGTCCTCGTCCCCGTTCATGATGAAAGCCCGGTTACCCGAGGTGCCCTGGGCCCACCTGGGCTACCTGGATGACCCTGCCTTCAATGCCACCGGGGTCACCGTCACTTTCACCCCCGCCACTGCCACCACCAGGCACATCATGAACAAAGTGGCCTCCAGCTCTCTCATGACGG GTATAAAACTAGTGGAACTGGATGATGAGAGAGCCATGGAGAAAACCTGGATTTCAAATAGGGAAACTATAGGAGTTGTATTTAAGGACAACTTCTCCTACCACCTCAGGTTTCCTACCACCCATGTGGTTATTCCCAATGAAGTCATTGGATACGTAG ACACCTGCTACAACTTCTCCTGGAGTATCTGTGAGAGCCCAAGGTACTGGTACAAAGGCTTCCTGTCCCTGCAGTCCAGCATTGATGCTGCCATTATAGAG ATGGTGGCAAATCATTCTGTTTGGGAAGAAATGGAATCCATTGCTGGTGTGAGGATGAAGTCCCGAAGCATCCTCTTCTCCGTCAGCCTGGAGTACAGCTACTTCATGATGGTTATCATGATGTGCTTCTTCCCTTTCATGTACTTCTTATCAAGGAATGTCACACGAGAAAAGAAACAGCTCAAAGAATTGATGAAGACCATGGGCCTGCATGACATTGCATTTTG GCTGTCCTGGAGTTTGCTGTACTCCCTTTATGTGCTGATCTTCTCCTGCCTGCTGACGGCCCTCGTGCTGCGGGAGCGCTTCTACACCAGCAGCTTCCCTGCAGTCTCACTGCTGTTCTTCCTCTATGGCCTGGCCTGT ATCCACCTGGTTTTGATGCTCTGCTCCCTCTTAAGGACCTCCAAGATTGTCAGCTGCATGGGcttcttcatcatcttcatcttcGGGTTCCTGAGCCTGGCGGTGCTGATAGAGGATGTCCCCGAGCCGCTGAAGTGGTTCCTTGGTCTCATGTGTCCTTTTGCATTCAACACTGCCATCGCCAAG atttttgattTAGAGAAATATAGAATAGGTTTCTCCTTTTCCAACCTTATGGGGGAAGcacactttttattttcaacataCATACTGCTGGTGTTTGACTCAGTCTTGTACATGCTGCTGGCTCTGTATTTCGACAAAATTCTGCCAG GCAAATATGGGATCCCAGACCCTCCTTTGTTCTTCCTGAAGGCCTCGTACTggatgaggagcaggagaggcTCCAGCAGGGATGAGCCCAGAGCCACAGAAAACCCTGAGGAGCTCCTTGGGGATGATGTGGAGCCTGTGCCCCCCGAATTCCTGGGGAAAGAGGCCATCAG GCTCCACAATATTAAAAAAGCCTATAAGAAGAAGGACAAGAAGACAGAAGCTTTAAGAG GTCTGTCTTTAAACATTTATGAGGGTCAGATCACTGCCTTGCTGGGCCACAGTGGGGCTGGAAAGACAACGCTGCTGAACGTGCTCAGTGGGCTCAGCTTCCCTTCAGCAG GCTCTGCCACCATTTACAACTACAAACTCTCTGAAATGGGAGACAGGGAGGAGATCAGGGGCATGATCGGGATTTGCCCACAGTTCAACTCGCAGTTTGAGGTCCTGACGGtgaaagaaaacctgaaaactTTTGCAGAAATCAAGGGCATCAAGTCCAAAGAGGTGGAGCGTGAG GTGCAAAAcattctggagctgctggataTCAGCAACATTCAAGACACGCAAGCTGAAAAACTGAGTGGTGGACAGAAAAGGAAGTTATCCATTGGAATCGCCATGCTTGGAAACCCCCAG GTTCTGTTCCTGGATGAGCCCACGGCAGGGCTGGATCCTCTCTCCAGGCACCGGGTGTggagcgtcctgcgggagcagcgGGCGGGGCGGGTGGTCCTGTTCAGCACCCAGCTGATGGAAGAGGCCGACATCCTGGCGG acCGCAAGGCTTTCGTCTCACACGGGAGGCTGAAGTGTGTCGGCTCTTCTCTGTTCCtgaagaaaaaatgggggatttgCTATCATTTAAG GATCCATGTCAGTGAATCTTGTGACCTGGAGAATGTGACATCCCTGGTGAAAGGGTACATCCCCAATGCCACGTTCTCAGGACACACCCACTATGAACTGAGATATAAACTGCCTTTAGAAAACGTGAATAAATTCCCAG ACCTGTTCAGTGGCCTcgacagcttctctgagcagggAATTATCAACTATGGAGTCAGCATGACAACCCTAGAGGACGTGTTCCTGCGGCTGGAGGGAGAAGCCATGGCTGATCAAGAAG ATGAGCCCGTCCGTGGGGAGgagtggggagcagcaggaagccCGGAGGAGGCAAGGCCAGGCTCCCTGCTGCTCTCGGACACCGGCACGGCCTCGGTGCAGGGCCTGGCCCTCTGGAGGCAGCAGGTCTCTGCCACGGCACGTGTGCACTTCCTGAAGCTCAAGAGCTCGGTGAAGAACCTGCGGTCCAT TTTGCTGCTCTATGTGGtttttctgcttcctctggTGTTGCAACTGTGCATGGTGGCTGGCTGGCAGAGTGTGAGTGCCTGGCAGCTCTCTCCTGCACGGTACTTCTTGCCCCTGGGGAGGAGATCCTACCTGGAGACCACCACCCTCCTGGTCTACAACCACACAG GCACAGACATTGACGACTTCATCCAtgtcctgcagagccaggataTTGCAGTTGAAATGGCAAAGGAGGAAAAtgtcacagaggagctggaACACAACGGCGCTCTGCTACTGTTCCGTGAAGGTCAG AGCTACAGGTTCACTGTGCTGTGCCACTTGGAAGCTATCAACTGCTTCCCAGTGCTGGTGAACGTCATCAGCAACGCCCTGCTGAGATCCCTCAACTCCACCAGGCACATCCAGGTCTGGAGCCATCCCTTCTTCTCT ctgGTCAATCCAGGATACTGGGATTATATTATGTCCTTTTACCTCATTTATATGCTGCTGTTACTCCCTGGTTTTCCTCCTCACTTTGCAATGGGCTACACACAGGATTGCAAG GTGGGAGCTCGTGCCCAGCTGCGGGTCTCGGGGCTCTTTCCCTCAGCCTACTGGTGTGGCCAGGCACTGGTGGACATCCCACTCTGCTGGATCCTGCTCTTCTCCATGCTTGGGCTCCAGTTTGCCATGAGCAACAAGATTTCTGGCAATGCCAGCGTCACTCTCTTGCTG GTCACGGGGATGTTGGGTTATGGAATTTCCCTCGTTCTCTTAATCTACCTGATATCCTTCAACTCTCGCAAAGAATGGAGCTGTGATCTTTGGTCTTTTATCCTGATAGTG gtgtgctttatttctcttttcatcaGCAGAATCCTCAACAACCTGGGAAGACTCACCTCCCTCTACACTTTGTCCCTCTTGGTTCCTGTGTACCCCCTGATGGGTTTTGCGATCGATCTTGTGTTTGACCCCCAC AATTTAATGCAGGACAATGAGTCATTTGGTGCAGCTTCAGGCAGTCATGTACTGATTGCTGTCTTTGCA CCTTACATCCATTCTGTGGTGTTCATTCTTCTTCTTCGCTTTCTGGAGTTAAAATATGGAAAAGCAGTGCTGAGACAGGACCCCATATTTAG GATTTCCCCAAGAAAAGaaagcagccagcagcaccccaagGAGCTcgaggaggaagatgaagatgtCAGAGCTGAAAGGGAAGCAGTGAGAAATGCTGTGGTGGCTCCCAGTCAGGAGGAG AAATCAGCCATTATAGTCAGCAATCTGTGCaaggaatataaaataaagaaagcTGGCTCACTTtttaagaagaagaagaaaacagccACCAAAAACCTTTCCTTCTGTGTTAAAAAAG GAGAAGTGTTAGGACTTCTGGGGCCCAACGGAGCTGGGAAAAGCACAGCTATCAAAATGATCACTGGAGAGACAACCCTGACTGCTGGACAG GTGCTGATGAAGAGGGGAGATGGAGGAGGCTccctggagcaggctcctgccttcctgggATACTGCCCCCAGGAGAACCCGCTCTGGCTGGACCTCACCCCgcagcagcacctcagggtcTACGCGGCCGTcaaggggctgcagcaggaggacgCGGCTGCTGCTGTCCACAG GAAAACAATCCGGGATGCCCTGAAAAGCAAGGAGTCAGGAGCCCTCCTGAGCACGCAGTACATGGAGGAGGCAGAGGCTGTGTGTGACCGTGTGGCCATCCTGGTGTCCGGGCAGCTCCG